A single region of the Ziziphus jujuba cultivar Dongzao chromosome 10, ASM3175591v1 genome encodes:
- the LOC125420851 gene encoding putative E3 ubiquitin-protein ligase LIN-1, which yields MASSLEDLLAEDGFRGRKSLTRSRTSFRSEAQTFPRYPFPDKHRKEFTARDRIRTERSRSDVSWYKLRSESPIDDIRGSRARDNLVRREKIDGRLSKNEVKDRLGGRNSASLQEGKNDDSLSEKSSRNEIIEVAEEENARYKEIYTNEVYSPQRGEDKYSSNGPKERSLKDAKEDKRNGSSCKKYMFGGRLSSSEKNRRSTKQNRTASERSNRDASNSKSFEDNRGQKNDDNRQGISEPALDEVAIQATVSILSGYIKRFLKDEDFRISLRHNCFSSLNFIELEDRHTESKIIMNLEQAIETVEKVAEEGSKNPKDLKKATLQLSVIAGLNSDELKDGFTSGVPNYKLAACSHLYLSVVYKLQKKDKVSAKQLLQVFCDSPYQARTTLLPDLWEQLFFPQLSHLNVWYNQEADCIAGTPSRPRKLKLLEKLYNEIMDSGTYQFAAYYKDWLTEGVETPSIPSICIPSGATEEVPHGSSSGHSSSPDGTFSMQTMVSKKLYDDVFGDQSISGFNGAKDVREAENFDDSIRSSQGSVVIKQTSTHSSEAANNTDQDIEEDSTKSAPDDAFCTENGHLMTSDKRWSYVEGVSPEKDLNEKCGNSIPYEETLGNDQSLYSPPHTKENELTLKRLAKSVFELQRPASTVDLTVSTLSNSSEATMSHSLESATKVMSSLEELHEGYFGERSSSSSIPQEFICPLTGQLFEDPVTLETGQTFERKAIKEWFAQGNRTCPATGKHLEYLAVPFTNLVLKRVIDSWKSEHCRHLLTFASQIIGNMGGDGPKHSDETAIVMFEQLLSACSREERTTNAKHLISLGGLQFLLQRFENGSLEDKTRVLALLTCCIEADPGCRNKVARDINKQCLLQLLHSKQIRSRTNVVLLLTELVCLKRKKDLTLFLSGLQNEGIENTMHILLVYLQGSPAAERPLVAALLLYLDLLVEPRKYSKYREEAVDAITEALDGSLADEKVRENCCRALFILGGSFSFSGELLKDIWNLKQAGFYDYDKVTLSLHNEEDSILGDDASSVDDEEHANKEWLRSLSSSLLGNGKRSFLETISKCLGSGNMDLVRACLTTVAWLSSALASLSDAEFQLSAAFSALISQLKQSLENSRQLEHKILASMSLFNLSKISECRVLITTMAEDIAGPLKSLAEITWTAKLLYAIISG from the exons ATGGCATCATCTTTGGAGGATCTTCTCGCAGAAGATGGATTTAGAGGAAGAAAATCTTTGACAAGGTCAAGAACTTCCTTCCGGTCAGAAGCACAAACTTTCCCTCGCTACCCTTTTCCTGATAAACATAGGAAAGAATTCACAGCAAGGGATAGAATTAGGACAGAGAGGTCAAGGTCTGATGTGTCATGGTATAAATTGAGAAGTGAATCACCAATTGATGATATTAGGGGTAGTAGAGCAAGAGATAATCTTGTTAGACGAGAGAAGATAGACGGACGGTTGTCAAAGAACGAAGTTAAGGACAGACTTGGAGGAAGAAATTCTGCCAGTTTGCAGGAAGGTAAGAATGATGACAGTTTATCTGAGAAATCATCAAGAAATGAGATAATAGAAGttgcagaagaagaaaatgcGAGATATAAGGAAATATATACAAATGAAGTGTATAGTCCACAGAGAGGCGAAGATAAGTATTCTTCCAATGGACCCAAGGAGAGGTCCTTGAAGGATGCAAAGGAGGATAAGAGGAATGGAAGCAGTTGTAAGAAGTACATGTTTGGAGGAAGGTTGAGTTCAAGTGAAAAAAATAGGAGAAGTACAAAACAGAACAGAACTGCTTCTGAGAGATCAAATAGAGATGCATCAAATAGCAAAAGCTTCGAAGATAATCGTGGTCAGAAGAATGATGATAATAGACAGGGAATTTCTGAACCTGCCCTTGATGAAGTTGCTATTCAAGCAACGGTTTCCATCCTAAGTGGCTACATTAAACGTTTTCTCAAGGATGAGGATTTCAGAATTTCACTCAGGCACAATTGTTTCTCTTCCCTAAATTTTATTGAACTGGAAGACAGGCATACCGAGAGTAAAATCATAATGAACCTTGAACAAGCAATTGAAACTGTAGAAAAAGTTGCAGAAGAAGGATCCAAAAATCCAAAAGATTTGAAAAAAGCTACATTGCAGCTTAGTGTTATTGCCGGGTTGAACTCAGATGAGTTGAAGGATGGATTTACATCAGGGGTTCCTAATTATAAGTTGGCAGCTTGTTCTCATCTTTACCTCAGTGTGGTGTATAAGTTGCAAAAGAAAGACAAGGTTTCTGCGAAACAGCTTTTGCAAGTGTTTTGTGATTCACCATATCAAGCAAGAACAACGTTGTTGCCTGATTTATGGGAGCAACTATTTTTTCCACAGCTTTCTCATTTGAATGTCTGGTACAATCAAGAAGCTGATTGTATAGCAGGTACACCAAGCAGGCCAAGAAAACTGAAGCTTCTTGAAAAATTGTACAACGAAATTATGGACTCTGGTACTTACCAATTTGCAGCCTACTACAAAGACTGGCTCACAGAAGGAGTTGAAACTCCTTCCATTCCTTCTATTTGCATACCATCAGGAGCTACCGAAGAAGTTCCCCATGGAAGCTCTTCTGGCCATTCCTCCAGTCCTGATGGTACATTTTCAATGCAAACGATGGTCagtaaaaaactatatgatgaTGTATTTGGAGATCAAAGTATAAGTGGATTTAATGGGGCCAAAGATGTCAGAGAGGCCGAGAACTTTGATGATTCTATTAGAAGTTCTCAAGGTTCTGTGGTTATCAAACAAACGTCAACACACTCTTCTGAAGCTGCAAATAATACAGATCAAGATATAGAGGAAGATTCCACGAAGAGTGCACCTGATGATGCCTTCTGTACT GAGAATGGACACCTAATGACATCAGATAAAAGATGGAGTTATGTAGAGGGGGTTTCACCAGAAAAAGATCTCAATGAGAAGTGTGGAAACTCTATTCCATATGAAGAAACATTAGGGAACGACCAGTCACTATACTCACCTCCACATACAAAAGAAAATGAGCTCACCCTCAAAAGGCTAGCTAAATCTGTTTTCGAACTGCAACGCCCGGCAAGTACTGTTGATCTCACCGTTTCAACTCTTTCAAATTCCAGCGAAGCCACAATGTCCCATTCCCTTGAAAGT GCTACCAAAGTAATGTCCTCTTTAGAAG AGTTGCATGAAGGGTACTTTGGAGAAAGATCTTCTTCCTCAAGCATCCCACAGGAATTCATTTGCCCTCTGACTGGGCAGTTGTTTGAAGATCCAGTGACCCTGGAAACTGGTCAAACATTTGAGAGGAAAGCCATCAAGGAATGGTTTGCTCAGGGTAACAGAACATGTCCTGCAACAGGAAAGCATTTGGAATATTTAGCAGTGCCATTTACCAACTTGGTTTTGAAGCGTGTGATTGATAGTTGGAAATCGGAACATTGTAGGCATCTCTTGACATTTGCCTCCCAAATAATTGGGAACATGGGTGGGGACGGGCCGAAACATAGTGATGAAACAGCTATAGTCATGTTTGAACAGCTTCTCTCTGCTTGTAGTAGAGAGGAAAGAACAACTAATGCCAAACACCTTATTTCTCTTGGTGGCTTGCAGTTTCTTCTTCAAAGATTTGAAAATGGAAGTCTGGAAGATAAAACACGTGTTTTGGCACTCTTGACATGTTGTATTGAAGCTGATCCAGGTTGCAGAAATAAGGTAGCAAGGGATATTAACAAGCAGTGTCTTCTTCAACTACTCCATAGCAAGCAAATTAGGTCCCGAACAAATGTGGTGCTGTTGTTGACCGAACTGGTTTGCCTCAAAAG GAAGAAAGATCTTACATTGTTCCTTAGTGGCTTGCAGAATGAAGGGATAGAGAATACAATGCATATTCTGCTTGTTTATCTTCAAGGTTCCCCAGCTGCTGAGAGGCCTCTGGTTGCTGCACTTCTGTTATACTTGGATCTTTTG GTAGAACCTCGAAAGTACAGCAAATATAGAGAGGAGGCAGTTGATGCCATCACAGAGGCACTTGATGGCAGCTTAGCTGATGAGAAAGTCCGAGAAAATTGTTGCAGAGCACTTTTTATCTTGGGAGGCAGTTTTTCTTTCTCTGGAGAATTATTGAAAGATATTTGGAATCTCAAGCAAGCAGGATTTTATGATTATGATAAAGTAACTTTGTCACTACATAATGAAGAAGACAGTATACTGGGTGATGATGCATCTTCAGTG GACGATGAAGAACACGCAAACAAAGAGTGGTTGAGGAGCTTGTCTTCATCGCTGCTTGGTAACGGAAAGCGATCATTTTTAGAGACCATTTCCAAGTGTCTAGGGTCGGGAAACATGGACTTGGTGAGGGCGTGCCTGACCACAGTGGCATGGTTGAGCTCTGCACTTGCTTCACTATCCGATGCTGAGTTTCAGCTCTCTGCAGCCTTCTCAGCTCTCATCTCCCAGCTGAAACAAAGCCTGGAAAACAGCCGACAGCTTGAGCACAAAATCCTTGCTTCAATGTCTCTATTCAATTTAAGCAAAATATCAG AATGCAGAGTACTCATAACTACAATGGCAGAAGATATAGCAGGTCCTCTAAAAAGCCTTGCTGAAATAACATGGACAGCAAAACTTCTCTACGCCATTATATCTGGGTAA